In a single window of the Bactrocera oleae isolate idBacOlea1 unplaced genomic scaffold, idBacOlea1 ctg00000009.1, whole genome shotgun sequence genome:
- the LOC138858306 gene encoding uncharacterized protein — protein sequence MIHGPCGTLNQNSPCMMDGKCSKRYPRTLISETITGNDGYPLYRRRSTADNGKSTIVKLNQQDIEIDNRWIVPYSPILSKTFKAHINVESCHSVKSIKYICKYVTKGSDMAVIGIGAENSNDEVTQYQMGRYVSSNEAVWRIFSFPIHERHPSVVHLAVHLENGQRVYFTAQNAVQRAAQPPSTTLTSFFETCQNDYFAQTLLYSEMPKYYTWNQSSRRFIRRKQGKPVPGYTDVYSTDAIGRIYSVHPSNDECFYLRLLLVNVRGPTSFQQLRTVDGELCGSYREACQRLQLLENDAHWDQTLNDAVISSHAHQIRTLFSIIISTCFPSNPIDLWIKYKDYMCDDILYQIRNRMGNPNIQISEEIYNEVLISIEDMCLIMSNKLLIQLGLTAPNRPMHDAFNQELHREKLYDLNSLKELIQTNLPLLNEQQKYVFETLMKVTNDETGGIYFLDAPGGTGKTFLISLILATIRSQNKIALALASSGIAATLLEGGRTAHSALKLPLNMQSNETQTCNVSKNSAMAKVLQQCKLIVWDECTMAHKKSLEALDRTLKDLRSNNNRFGGAMILLAGDFRQTLPVIPRSTPADELNACLKSSNLWKHVKVLHLSKNMRVELQNDQSGNIFSKQLIDIGNGKFPIDMLTGCINFPQSFCQLTRSKDELIQKVFPDVSQNYRNHDWLSERAILAAKNIDVNELNFKIQEQITGELRIYKSVDSATNQDDVVNYPPEFLNSLDLPGLPPHNLQLKVGSVVIMLRNINQPRLCNGTRLAIKKLLNNVIEATILKGKYKGEDVLIPRIPMIPTDVPFEFKRLQFPVRLAFAMTINKSQGQSLSVCGINLENPCFSHGQLYVACSRVGKPSDLFIYAPGNQTKNIVYHKALQ from the coding sequence ATGATACATGGTCCCTGTGGAACTCTTAATCAAAATTCACCGTGTATGATGGATGGTAAATGTTCAAAACGATATCCACGGACATTAATATCGGAAACAATTACTGGTAATGACGGTTATCCATTGTATCGTCGCAGATCGACAGCAGACAATGGAAAATCAACAATTGTCAAATTAAATCAACAAGATATTGAAATAGATAATCGTTGGATTGTTCCATATTCACCCATTTTATCAAAGACATTCAAAGCACACATCAACGTTGAATCTTGCCATTCAGTGAAAtctattaaatacatttgcaaatatgtaacCAAAGGGAGTGATATGGCTGTGATTGGAATTGGTGCAGAGAATTCCAATGATGAAGTTACCCAATACCAAATGGGCCGCTACGTCAGTAGTAATGAAGCAGTTTggcgaatattttcttttcctaTTCATGAGAGACACCCTTCTGTTGTTCACTTAGCTGTGCATTTAGAAAATGGACAAAGAGTGTATTTTACAGCACAGAACGCAGTACAAAGAGCTGCTCAGCCACCATCTACTACATTAACCAGTTTTTTTGAGACATGCCAAAACGATTATTTCGCACAAACATTGCTATATTCTGAAATGCCAAAATATTATACCTGGAATCAATCCTCAAGGAGATTTATACGACGGAAACAAGGAAAACCAGTTCCAGGATATACAGATGTATATTCCACCGATGCGATTGGCCGGATTTATTCAGTACATCCAAGCAATGATGAATGTTTTTACTTACGACTGCTATTAGTCAATGTACGTGGCCCAACATCATTCCAACAGTTACGAACTGTTGATGGTGAATTGTGTGGATCCTACAGAGAAGCCTGTCAACGTTTgcaattgcttgaaaatgaCGCTCATTGGGATCAAACTCTCAATGATGCTGTAATATCATCACACGCTCACCAAATACGAACATTGTTTTCTATAATCATATCTACATGCTTCCCATCAAACCCAATTGATTTGTGGATCAAGTACAAAGATTATATGTGTGATGATATTTTGTATCAAATACGGAATAGAATGGGAAATCCAAATATACAAATCAGTGAAGAAATTTACAATGAAGTATTGATTTCAATTGAGGACATGTGCTTGataatgtcaaacaaactattaattCAATTAGGCCTGACCGCGCCCAATCGTCCAATGCATGACGCTTTTAACCAAGAGCTGCATCGAGAAAAACTGTATGATCTCAACTCTTTGAAAGAATTAATTCAAACAAATCTTCCACTGTTAAATGAACAACAGAAGTATGTATTTGAAACTCTTATGAAAGTAACAAATGATGAAACTGGAGGCATTTACTTCTTAGATGCACCTGGTGGTAcaggaaaaacttttttgatttcattaatattagcaacaattcgctcacaaaataaaattgcacttgcaCTCGCTTCGTCGGGAATCGCAGCAACTTTGCTTGAAGGTGGTCGAACAGCCCATTCAGCACTAAAATTGCcattaaatatgcaaagcaATGAAACTCAAACCTGCAACGTTTCGAAGAACTCTGCAATGGCAAAGGTTTTGCAGCAATGTAAATTGATTGTTTGGGATGAATGCACGATGGCACATAAAAAATCTTTGGAGGCTTTAGACAGAACCTTAAAAGATCTACGGAGCAATAATAACCGATTTGGTGGTGCAATGATTTTATTAGCAGGAGATTTTCGTCAAACATTGCCAGTGATTCCACGATCAACGCCAGCTGATGAACTCAATGCATGTCTAAAGTCCTCCAATTTGTGGAAACATGTCAAAGTACTTCATTTAAGTAAGAATATGCGTGTCGAATTGCAAAATGACCAATCTGGAAACATATTCTCTAAACAACTCATTGACATTGGTAATGGCAAATTTCCTATAGACATGTTGACTGGCTGCATTAACTTTCCTCAAAGTTTTTGTCAGTTAACTCGATCAAAAGATGAACTTATTCAGAAGGTGTTTCCAGATGTTTCTCAAAATTACAGAAACCATGATTGGTTGAGCGAACGAGCTATACTGGCTGCAAAAAACATAGatgtaaatgaattaaatttcaaaattcaagaaCAAATTACAGGCGAATTGAGGATATATAAATCAGTTGATTCGGCTACTAATCAAGATGATGTAGTCAACTATCCACCGGAATTTTTAAACTCGCTGGATTTGCCAGGATTGCCACCTCACAATCTTCAATTAAAGGTTGGATCGGTGGTTATAATGTTGCGAAATATCAACCAACCGCGTCTTTGCAACGGTACACGGTTagcgataaaaaaattactaaacaatGTGATAGAAGCAACTATACTCAAAGGAAAGTATAAAGGAGAAGATGTTCTTATACCGCGCATCCCAATGATTCCGACTGATGTGCCATTTGAGTTTAAACGACTACAGTTTCCAGTGCGGCTTGCTTTTGCTATGACTATAAACAAGTCCCAGGGGCAATCATTAAGTGTTTGTGGTATTAATCTAGAAAACCCATGTTTCTCACATGGTCAATTGTATGTTGCCTGTTCCCGTGTTGGAAAACCATCAGATTTGTTTATCTATGCGCCAggtaatcaaacaaaaaacatcgtATACCACAAGGCActacaatga